A genomic segment from Hypomesus transpacificus isolate Combined female chromosome 13, fHypTra1, whole genome shotgun sequence encodes:
- the gdf10b gene encoding growth/differentiation factor 10b, whose translation MKKTFFNLVRFLLILDSLCRVASEAFSDIKQHDSDVQGSTDHTFAHESTHRDTVSISMFKVYEKYSKEPHRKRDGNTVRGFKAVPGDCEASSCFQFNLSSIPDSERILSASVHFLVQRPRPRPGICRHSRKLSCRLQHLHSSPPPSQLLFRGTSPNSAFPSLLGNLTLPPLRKSAWQTRDVTAVIKHARVLSELLITAELDLGVKYHQQQRLHHQNHPERHPQANLPYMLVYTDDLTIDEPNSVAMTLQRYGPFPVGEEPTRPPNASPPASPSRVRRNVPDQDMQLQTNHLPEVHYNTLKKHELWQSTYFAPKAKPSTVKDERHKLSLEGSEALGKPPVLSFDERTMKKARRKQWSEPRACSRRYLRVDFADIGWSEWVLAPKAFDAFYCAGICGFPIPKVVRPSNHATIQSIVRAVGIVPGVPEPCCVPDKMSPLSVLFLDPDKNMVLKVYPGMSVDTCACR comes from the exons ATGAAGAAGACGTTTTTTAATCTTGTgcgttttttattgattttggACAGTCTTTGCAGAGTTGCATCGGAAGCCTTTTCTGACATTAAGCAGCACGACAGCGATGTCCAAGGAAGTACCGACCATACCTTTGCGCACGAGAGTACACACCGGGACACGGTCTCCATCAgcatgttcaaagtctatgaaaaGTACAGTAAGGAACCTCACCGTAAGAGAGACGGAAACACCGTTCGAGGTTTCAAAGCTGTCCCGG GAGACTGCGAGGCTTCCTCCTGTTTCCAGTTCAATCTGTCTTCCATCCCAGACTCTGAGCGAATCCTATCTGCCAGCGTTCACTTCCTGGTTCAGCGTCCTCGTCCTCGACCCGGGATCTGCCGGCATTCTCGGAAGCTGTCCTGCCGCCTCCAACACCTCCACAGCTCACCTCCACCTTCCCAGCTTCTATTCAGAGGAACGTCCCCCAACTCGGCCTTCCCTTCACTGCTGGGGAACCTCACCTTGCCTCCCCTCCGGAAGAGTGCCTGGCAGACAAGGGATGTTACAGCGGTGATCAAGCATGCCAGGGTTCTTAGCGAGCTCCTCATCACTGCCGAATTGGATCTGGGagtgaagtaccatcaacaacaaAGGCTCCACCACCAGAACCACCCAGAGCGCCACCCTCAGGCCAACCTTCCCTACATGCTGGTCTACACAGACGACCTGACAATAGACGAACCCAACAGTGTGGCCATGACCCTACAGAGGTACGGTCCTTTCCCAGTTGGGGAGGAACCCACACGACCCCCCAATGCCTCCCCCCCGGCTTCCCCCTCCAGGGTGAGGAGAAACGTGCCAGACCAGGACATGCAGCTCCAGACCAACCACCTTCCTGAGGTGCACTACAACACTCTGAAGAAACACGAGCTCTGGCAAAGCACATACTTTGCCCCCAAAGCCAAGCCGTCGACAGTTAAAGATGAACGCCACAAGCTAAGCCTGGAGGGCAGTGAGGCGCTGGGTAAGCCTCCGGTGCTGAGCTTTGATGAGAGAACCATGAAGAAGGCCAGAAGGAAGCAGTGGAGTGAGCCCAGAGCCTGTTCTAGAAGGTACCTCAGAGTGGATTTTGCAGACATCGGCTGGAGCGAGTGGGTGCTGGCTCCTAAAGCTTTTGATGCATTCTACTGTGCAGGTATCTGTGGGTTCCCCATCCCTAAG GTTGTGCGTCCTTCTAACCATGCCACGATCCAGAGCATTGTCCGGGCGGTGGGCATAGTGCCTGGGGTTCCAGAACCCTGCTGTGTCCCGGACAAGATGAGCCCACTAAGTGTTCTCTTCCTGGACCCAGATAAGAACATGGTCCTGAAGGTCTACCCAGGCATGTCTGTGGACACCTGTGCCTGCCGGTAG